One genomic window of Actinoplanes lobatus includes the following:
- a CDS encoding adenosylcobinamide-GDP ribazoletransferase — MTTSPSSPSRSRTGRGRPPSRVLDGVRLAVTTLSVLPVRAGRVDRSAAAVAMAVAPAVGALLGLILAGVHEGLRALGSPALVAAGVTVAAGALLTRGLHLDGLADTIDALGSYRSGSAALEIMKKPDIGPFGVAAIAATLLIQAGALTEAGPWAVVTAWATGRLAVTVACRRGVPAARPEGLGALVASSVPLPAVLGAAVCVAGLALAAVPGRPWQGPAAVAAAMFAVVLLLRHTVRRFGGITGDVLGAAVECAVTVTLVAITL; from the coding sequence ATGACGACCTCTCCGAGTTCGCCGAGCCGGAGCCGCACGGGCCGGGGCCGGCCACCGTCGCGAGTGCTTGACGGCGTCCGGCTGGCGGTCACCACGCTGAGCGTGCTGCCGGTGCGGGCCGGCCGGGTGGACCGGTCCGCGGCGGCGGTGGCGATGGCGGTGGCGCCGGCCGTGGGCGCGCTGCTGGGGCTGATCCTGGCCGGCGTGCACGAGGGCCTGCGGGCGCTGGGGTCGCCGGCGCTGGTGGCGGCCGGGGTCACGGTGGCGGCGGGTGCGCTGCTCACCCGGGGGCTGCATCTGGACGGGCTGGCGGACACGATCGACGCGCTCGGGTCGTACCGGTCCGGCTCCGCCGCCCTGGAGATCATGAAAAAGCCGGACATCGGCCCGTTCGGGGTGGCGGCGATCGCCGCCACGCTGCTGATCCAGGCCGGGGCGCTGACCGAGGCCGGTCCGTGGGCCGTGGTGACCGCCTGGGCGACCGGGCGGCTCGCGGTGACCGTGGCGTGCCGCCGCGGTGTGCCCGCCGCCCGGCCGGAAGGGCTGGGCGCGCTGGTCGCCTCCAGCGTTCCGCTGCCGGCGGTGCTGGGCGCCGCGGTCTGCGTCGCGGGTCTCGCGCTTGCCGCCGTGCCGGGCCGTCCATGGCAGGGGCCGGCCGCCGTCGCCGCCGCGATGTTCGCGGTGGTCCTTCTCCTACGTCACACGGTACGGCGATTCGGCGGCATCACCGGCGACGTCCTCGGCGCGGCCGTGGAGTGCGCGGTAACGGTGACCCTGGTGGCCATCACCCTCTAA
- the sucB gene encoding 2-oxoglutarate dehydrogenase, E2 component, dihydrolipoamide succinyltransferase — protein sequence MPVSVTMPRLGESVTEGTVTRWLKQEGERVEADEPLLEVSTDKVDTEIPSPAAGVLTRIVVGEDETAEVGSELAVIAGEGEDTGSAAPAPAQQAAAEPEPAAPVTPSTEKPVEAEAPAPQAAAPAGNAQGTEIKLPALGESVTEGTVTRWLKQVGEEVEADEPLVEVSTDKVDTEIPSPVAGTLLEIRVGEDETANVGAVLAVIGTPGSAPAAAPAPAPAPAPAQAPAPKVESAPAPKIESAPAPQVAPEPVKAPAPAAVESNGAGDAGYVTPLVRKLAAEKGVDLSTLTGTGVGGRIRKQDVIDAAAKAAAAKAAPAPAAQAERAAAPVEKAAAKAEPSPLRGRTEKLTRIRATIARRMVESLQVSAQLTTVVEVDVTKIANLRNKAKADFQAKHGVKLTFLPFFALATVEALQQHPVVNSSIDVEAGTVTYHGAEHLGIAVDAPKGLVVPVIKDAGDLNLGGLAKRISDVAERTRNNKIGPDELGGGTFTLTNTGSRGALFDTPIINQPQVGILGLGAVVKRPVIVNDPDLGEIIAPRSMVYLALSYDHRIVDGADAARFLGTLKERLEGGHFEADLGL from the coding sequence ATGCCGGTATCGGTAACCATGCCGCGGCTGGGTGAGAGCGTCACCGAGGGAACGGTGACGCGCTGGCTCAAGCAGGAGGGCGAGCGCGTCGAGGCCGACGAGCCGCTGCTCGAGGTCTCCACCGACAAGGTCGACACGGAGATCCCGTCGCCCGCCGCGGGTGTTCTCACCCGGATCGTGGTCGGCGAGGACGAGACCGCGGAGGTCGGCAGCGAGCTGGCCGTCATCGCCGGGGAGGGTGAGGACACCGGTTCGGCCGCGCCCGCACCGGCCCAGCAGGCGGCCGCGGAGCCGGAGCCCGCCGCTCCGGTCACCCCGTCGACGGAGAAGCCGGTCGAGGCGGAGGCACCCGCGCCGCAGGCCGCCGCCCCGGCGGGCAACGCCCAGGGCACGGAGATCAAGCTTCCGGCGCTCGGTGAGAGCGTCACCGAGGGCACCGTCACCCGCTGGCTGAAGCAGGTCGGCGAGGAGGTGGAGGCGGACGAGCCGCTGGTCGAGGTCTCCACCGACAAGGTCGACACGGAGATCCCGTCGCCGGTCGCCGGCACCCTGCTGGAGATCCGGGTCGGCGAGGACGAGACCGCGAACGTCGGCGCGGTGCTGGCCGTCATCGGCACCCCGGGCAGCGCCCCGGCCGCCGCTCCGGCCCCGGCTCCGGCGCCCGCGCCCGCCCAGGCGCCCGCGCCGAAGGTGGAGAGCGCTCCGGCTCCGAAGATCGAGTCGGCGCCGGCCCCGCAGGTGGCCCCGGAGCCCGTGAAGGCCCCGGCGCCCGCCGCGGTCGAGTCGAACGGCGCCGGCGACGCCGGCTACGTCACCCCGCTGGTCCGCAAGCTGGCCGCCGAGAAGGGCGTGGACCTGTCCACCCTGACCGGCACCGGCGTGGGTGGCCGCATCCGTAAGCAGGACGTGATCGACGCGGCCGCGAAGGCCGCCGCCGCGAAGGCCGCCCCGGCCCCGGCAGCCCAGGCCGAGAGGGCTGCCGCACCGGTCGAGAAGGCCGCCGCGAAGGCGGAGCCGAGCCCGCTGCGTGGCCGCACCGAGAAGCTGACCCGGATCCGCGCCACGATCGCCCGCCGCATGGTGGAGTCGCTCCAGGTCTCCGCGCAGCTCACCACGGTCGTCGAGGTGGACGTCACCAAGATCGCCAACCTGCGGAACAAGGCGAAGGCCGACTTCCAGGCCAAGCACGGCGTGAAGCTCACCTTCCTGCCGTTCTTCGCGCTGGCCACGGTCGAGGCGCTCCAGCAGCACCCGGTGGTCAACTCCTCGATCGACGTCGAGGCGGGCACCGTGACCTACCACGGCGCCGAGCACCTGGGCATCGCGGTGGACGCGCCGAAGGGCCTGGTCGTCCCGGTCATCAAGGACGCCGGCGACCTGAACCTGGGCGGTCTGGCCAAGCGGATCTCCGACGTCGCCGAGCGCACCCGCAACAACAAGATCGGGCCGGACGAGCTGGGTGGCGGCACGTTCACGCTGACCAACACCGGCAGCCGGGGCGCGCTCTTCGACACCCCGATCATCAACCAGCCGCAGGTCGGCATCCTCGGTCTCGGCGCGGTCGTCAAGCGCCCGGTGATCGTGAACGACCCGGACCTGGGCGAGATCATCGCGCCGCGGTCGATGGTCTACCTGGCGCTGAGCTACGACCACCGGATCGTGGACGGCGCCGACGCGGCCCGCTTCCTGGGCACGCTGAAGGAGCGGCTGGAGGGCGGCCACTTCGAGGCCGACCTCGGCCTCTAA
- a CDS encoding DUF2079 domain-containing protein — protein MSVVTPTPAASADPPAESTPPPRGRPWRAHLAVALTALALAVYVTNGLWRDPYRHGLSDNIGDQAFFEWLLGYGVYTLGHGSDPFFTDLLNVPWGVNLAANTSISVYTVLFAPLTHFAGPQISYVTILTLNLAGSAFAWYLFMRRWLVRSPLAAGLGGMFCGFAPGFISHANGHLNWTAGWVAPVVIWQVLRLRQPGRWLRNGLILGVMLAGCFTIAAEGLFYTALASGIFIVTWSLAGPVRAEAKAVAGTVLRALGVTAVVAGALLAYPLYMHFAGPQTFSGTGFNQRYFAEDVAAYLSFPSRSLAALFGLGSTLAPNRTEESSFFGVPVIFLMVVSAVLLWRRAAPVRRATLRAILVVGGVFLVLSWGPRVNWMDGELPIPLPYAALAHLPLFDSALPLRLALVVVGVFGILLALITQELVDRRLSPNLQTGLTAAIVAALLPIFPLPLRHQERAPEPDFIAKGTWQRYVSENGVISALPFALNVTADGQRWQAYTMARGGPQFRIPDGYFLGPMINGEEGRKELGRIGAPPGPTDWLFTRAALYGYVAQLSNADREQARRDFAYWNVEVLFLPEQITGSDHMTLFRDAVETTATDLLGPPEKVDDVLVWRIRPGVDPIER, from the coding sequence ATGTCCGTCGTCACCCCCACCCCCGCCGCGTCCGCAGATCCGCCCGCCGAGTCCACGCCACCGCCTCGTGGCCGACCTTGGCGTGCGCATCTGGCCGTCGCTCTGACAGCGCTCGCGCTGGCCGTCTACGTGACCAACGGTCTCTGGCGTGACCCGTACCGTCACGGGCTCTCCGACAACATCGGGGACCAGGCGTTCTTCGAATGGCTGCTGGGGTACGGGGTGTACACGCTGGGCCACGGCTCGGACCCGTTCTTCACCGATCTGCTGAACGTGCCGTGGGGCGTCAACCTGGCGGCGAACACGTCGATCTCGGTGTACACGGTGCTGTTCGCGCCGCTGACCCATTTCGCCGGCCCGCAGATCAGCTATGTGACGATCCTCACCCTGAATCTCGCCGGGTCCGCCTTCGCGTGGTATCTGTTCATGCGCCGCTGGCTGGTCCGCAGTCCGCTCGCGGCCGGGCTGGGCGGCATGTTCTGCGGGTTCGCCCCCGGCTTCATCTCGCACGCCAACGGTCACCTGAACTGGACGGCCGGGTGGGTGGCCCCGGTCGTCATCTGGCAGGTGCTGCGGCTGCGCCAGCCGGGCCGCTGGCTGCGCAACGGGCTGATCCTCGGCGTCATGCTGGCCGGCTGTTTCACGATCGCCGCCGAGGGCCTCTTCTACACCGCCCTGGCCAGCGGCATCTTCATCGTGACCTGGTCGCTGGCCGGGCCGGTCCGCGCCGAGGCGAAGGCCGTGGCGGGCACCGTGCTGCGGGCGCTCGGGGTGACCGCCGTGGTGGCCGGGGCGCTGCTGGCCTACCCGCTGTACATGCACTTCGCCGGCCCGCAGACGTTCTCCGGGACCGGGTTCAACCAGCGCTACTTCGCCGAGGACGTGGCGGCGTACCTGTCGTTCCCGAGCCGGTCGCTGGCCGCGCTGTTCGGGCTGGGCTCCACCCTGGCGCCCAACCGCACCGAGGAGTCGTCGTTCTTCGGCGTACCCGTGATCTTCCTGATGGTGGTCTCCGCGGTCCTGCTGTGGCGGCGGGCCGCGCCGGTCCGCCGGGCCACGCTGCGGGCGATCCTGGTGGTCGGCGGCGTCTTCCTGGTGCTGTCCTGGGGCCCCCGGGTGAACTGGATGGACGGCGAGCTGCCCATCCCGCTGCCCTACGCGGCGCTCGCCCACCTGCCGCTGTTCGACTCGGCGCTGCCCCTGCGGCTGGCGCTGGTGGTGGTCGGCGTCTTCGGCATTCTGCTGGCCCTGATCACCCAGGAGCTGGTGGACCGGCGGCTGTCGCCCAACCTCCAGACCGGGCTGACCGCGGCGATCGTGGCCGCGCTCCTGCCGATCTTCCCGCTGCCGCTGCGCCACCAGGAGCGGGCCCCGGAGCCGGACTTCATCGCGAAGGGCACCTGGCAGCGGTACGTGTCGGAGAACGGGGTGATCTCCGCCCTGCCGTTCGCGCTCAACGTGACGGCCGACGGGCAGCGCTGGCAGGCGTACACGATGGCTCGCGGTGGACCGCAGTTCCGGATCCCGGACGGCTACTTCCTCGGCCCGATGATCAACGGCGAGGAGGGCCGCAAGGAGCTCGGCCGGATCGGCGCGCCGCCGGGGCCGACCGACTGGCTGTTCACCCGCGCCGCCCTGTACGGCTACGTCGCCCAACTGAGCAACGCCGACCGCGAACAGGCCCGGCGTGACTTCGCTTACTGGAATGTGGAAGTGCTCTTCCTACCCGAACAGATCACCGGTTCCGACCATATGACGCTGTTCCGTGACGCGGTGGAGACGACCGCCACCGATCTGCTCGGTCCACCGGAGAAAGTGGACGACGTTCTGGTGTGGCGCATTCGTCCCGGCGTGGACCCGATCGAACGATGA
- a CDS encoding leucyl aminopeptidase yields MTQPTLSLVDTDPAESAVDAIVIGLHSQPDEDGSLLPAAGAESIAAAFDGKLISTLALLGATGAPGEVTKLATLGTIAAPILVAVGLGTEPDGPAPDLETLRRGAGAAVRALAGSNTVVLALPVPDDAGAAPVLRATLEGALLGGYRFAGYKSKPAKGRRDPVAELRLHVPDAADEAAAAELRRAGIVARAVRQTRDWVNTPPNALRPADLADQVAAAATEAGLEVEVLDFEQLKAGGYGGIVAVGQGSEAPPRLVKLTYTPSGVTDPKRVALVGKGITFDTGGVSIKPAAGMWEMKSDMAGAAAVAATLIAVAELEPGVAVSGYLAIAENMPSGSAYRPGDVVTMFNGKRVEVFNTDAEGRMVLGDAMARACADGTDYLFETSTLTGGQVIALGKRISGLMGSDEATGLVEAAGTTVGEPAWRMPLPDDVRKGMESEIADICQTNANLDRAGHMLQGGVFLREFVTEGVEWAHIDIAGPSYHTGEANGYWTKGGTGVPVRTLLQVIDDLA; encoded by the coding sequence GTGACCCAGCCCACCCTCAGCCTGGTCGACACCGACCCGGCCGAATCGGCGGTCGATGCCATCGTCATCGGCCTGCACAGCCAGCCCGACGAGGACGGCAGCCTGTTGCCAGCCGCCGGCGCCGAGAGCATCGCCGCGGCCTTCGACGGCAAGCTGATCTCGACGCTGGCTCTGCTCGGCGCGACCGGAGCGCCCGGCGAGGTGACCAAACTGGCCACCCTCGGCACGATCGCCGCGCCGATCCTGGTGGCGGTGGGCCTCGGCACCGAGCCGGACGGTCCGGCGCCCGACCTGGAGACGCTGCGCCGCGGCGCCGGTGCGGCGGTCCGCGCGCTGGCCGGCAGCAACACCGTGGTGCTGGCCCTGCCGGTGCCGGACGACGCGGGCGCCGCGCCGGTGCTGCGCGCCACGCTGGAGGGCGCGCTGCTCGGCGGCTACCGCTTCGCGGGGTACAAGTCGAAGCCGGCGAAGGGCCGCCGCGACCCGGTGGCCGAGCTGCGCCTGCACGTGCCGGACGCGGCCGACGAGGCGGCGGCGGCCGAGCTGCGCCGGGCCGGGATCGTCGCCCGGGCCGTGCGCCAGACCCGGGACTGGGTGAACACCCCGCCCAACGCGCTGCGCCCGGCGGACCTCGCCGACCAGGTGGCGGCGGCCGCGACCGAGGCCGGGCTGGAGGTCGAGGTGCTCGACTTCGAGCAGCTCAAGGCCGGCGGGTACGGCGGCATCGTGGCGGTCGGCCAGGGTTCCGAGGCGCCGCCGCGGCTGGTGAAGCTGACCTACACGCCGTCCGGGGTGACCGACCCGAAGCGGGTCGCGCTCGTCGGCAAGGGCATCACCTTCGACACCGGTGGCGTCAGCATCAAGCCGGCCGCCGGCATGTGGGAGATGAAGTCGGACATGGCGGGCGCCGCCGCGGTGGCCGCCACGCTGATCGCGGTGGCCGAGCTCGAACCGGGTGTGGCGGTCTCCGGGTACCTGGCGATCGCGGAGAACATGCCGTCCGGGTCGGCGTACCGGCCGGGCGACGTGGTCACCATGTTCAACGGCAAGCGGGTCGAGGTGTTCAACACCGACGCCGAGGGCCGGATGGTGCTGGGCGACGCGATGGCCCGGGCCTGCGCGGACGGCACCGACTACCTGTTCGAGACGTCGACGCTGACCGGCGGCCAGGTGATCGCGCTGGGCAAGCGGATCTCCGGGCTGATGGGCTCGGACGAGGCGACCGGGCTGGTCGAGGCGGCCGGCACGACGGTCGGCGAGCCGGCCTGGCGGATGCCGCTGCCGGACGACGTGCGCAAGGGCATGGAGTCGGAGATCGCCGACATCTGCCAGACCAACGCCAACCTGGACCGGGCCGGGCACATGCTCCAGGGCGGCGTCTTCCTGCGGGAGTTCGTCACCGAGGGTGTCGAGTGGGCGCACATCGACATCGCCGGCCCCAGCTACCACACCGGTGAGGCGAACGGCTACTGGACCAAGGGCGGGACGGGCGTGCCGGTCCGCACGCTGCTCCAGGTGATCGACGACCTGGCCTGA
- the gcvT gene encoding glycine cleavage system aminomethyltransferase GcvT, translating to MSAELLQSPLHARHVALGAKFAAFGGWDMPLEYAGGGVLKEHAAVRESAGVFDVSHLGKATVRGPGAAAFVNACLTNDLGRIAPGKAQYTLCCDETGGVVDDLIAYLYDDDHVFLIPNAANTAEVVRRLATTAPNGITVTGEHRSYAVLAVQGPRSEAVLGELGLPADHGYMSFATAAFAGSELVVCRTGYTGEHGYELVVGWDDAPAVWDAVIAAGVRPCGLGARDTLRTEMGYPLHGQDLSLDISPVQAGAGWAVGWSKPAFWGRDALTAEKAAGPRRRLRGLELTGRGIPRGHMQVYAGDKLVGETTSGTFSPTKKAGIALALIDTAPALADGALVEIDIRGRRTEARLTKPPFVTTQVR from the coding sequence ATGTCTGCCGAGCTTCTTCAGTCTCCCCTGCATGCGCGCCATGTCGCCCTCGGCGCGAAGTTCGCCGCCTTCGGCGGTTGGGACATGCCGCTGGAGTACGCCGGAGGAGGCGTCCTGAAGGAGCACGCGGCGGTCCGCGAGTCGGCCGGCGTGTTCGACGTCTCCCACCTCGGCAAAGCCACCGTCCGCGGGCCCGGCGCGGCCGCCTTCGTGAACGCGTGCCTCACCAACGACCTCGGCCGCATCGCCCCCGGCAAGGCGCAGTACACGCTCTGCTGCGACGAGACCGGCGGCGTGGTCGACGACCTGATCGCCTATCTGTACGACGACGACCACGTCTTCCTCATCCCGAACGCGGCCAACACCGCCGAGGTGGTCCGCCGTCTCGCCACGACCGCTCCGAACGGGATCACGGTGACCGGCGAGCACCGCTCCTACGCCGTCCTGGCCGTCCAGGGTCCCCGGTCCGAGGCCGTCCTCGGTGAACTGGGCCTGCCCGCCGACCACGGCTACATGTCCTTCGCCACGGCCGCCTTCGCCGGGAGCGAGCTGGTCGTCTGCCGTACCGGGTACACCGGCGAGCACGGCTACGAGCTGGTCGTCGGGTGGGACGACGCGCCCGCCGTCTGGGACGCGGTGATCGCCGCGGGGGTCCGCCCGTGCGGCCTCGGCGCCCGCGACACGCTGCGCACCGAGATGGGCTACCCGCTGCACGGCCAGGACCTGAGCCTCGACATCAGCCCGGTGCAGGCCGGCGCGGGCTGGGCGGTCGGCTGGTCCAAGCCGGCGTTCTGGGGCCGCGACGCACTCACCGCCGAGAAGGCCGCCGGTCCCCGGCGCCGGCTGCGCGGGCTCGAGCTCACCGGCCGCGGCATTCCGCGTGGTCACATGCAGGTGTACGCCGGGGACAAGCTCGTCGGCGAGACCACCAGCGGCACCTTCTCCCCGACGAAGAAGGCCGGCATAGCCCTGGCCCTGATCGACACCGCCCCGGCCCTGGCCGACGGCGCCCTGGTGGAGATCGACATCCGCGGCCGCCGAACCGAGGCCCGCCTGACAAAGCCCCCCTTCGTCACCACGCAGGTGCGCTGA
- the lpdA gene encoding dihydrolipoyl dehydrogenase, which produces MSQPNGGTFDIVILGAGSGGYAAALRAAQFDLSVALIDKAELGGTCLHRGCIPTKALLHAAEIADQTRESEQFGVKADLVGIDMAGVNAYKDGVVSRLFKGLTGMLTHNKNITVVQGAGKLVSKDTVEVDGKRYTGRNIILATGSYSRSLPGLEVDGKRVLTSEHALKMDRVPASAIVLGGGVIGVEFASVWKSFGADVTIVEALPRLVAAEDADISKQVERAFRKRKINFKVGKPFEKVEHTDNGVRVTIAGGETIEAEVLLVAVGRGPTTANLGYEQQGITLDRGFVIVDERLRTGVGNIYAVGDIVPGLQLAHRGFQQGIFVAEEIAGKKPAVIDEAGIPRVTYSDPEVASVGITEAKAKEQYGDDKVSTYNYNLAGNGKSQILKTAGFIKLVRVNDGPVVGVHMVGARVGELVGEAQLITNWEAFPEEVAQLVHAHPTQNEALGEAFLALAGKPLHAHS; this is translated from the coding sequence GTGAGCCAGCCCAACGGCGGAACCTTCGACATCGTCATTCTCGGCGCAGGAAGCGGTGGCTATGCGGCCGCGCTCCGGGCCGCCCAGTTCGATCTTTCGGTCGCCCTGATCGACAAGGCCGAGCTCGGCGGTACCTGCCTGCACCGCGGGTGCATCCCCACGAAGGCCCTGCTGCACGCCGCGGAGATCGCCGACCAGACTCGCGAGAGCGAGCAGTTCGGGGTGAAGGCCGACCTCGTCGGCATCGACATGGCGGGGGTGAACGCCTACAAGGACGGCGTGGTCAGCCGGCTCTTCAAGGGGCTGACCGGCATGCTCACGCACAACAAGAACATCACGGTGGTCCAGGGGGCGGGCAAGCTCGTCAGCAAGGACACCGTGGAGGTCGACGGCAAGCGTTACACCGGCCGCAACATCATCCTGGCCACCGGCTCCTACTCGCGCTCGCTGCCGGGCCTGGAGGTCGACGGCAAGCGGGTGCTGACCAGTGAGCACGCCCTCAAGATGGACCGGGTCCCGGCCTCCGCGATCGTGCTGGGCGGCGGCGTCATCGGCGTCGAGTTCGCCAGTGTGTGGAAGTCGTTCGGCGCCGACGTGACCATCGTCGAGGCCCTGCCCCGCCTGGTCGCCGCCGAGGACGCCGACATCTCGAAGCAGGTCGAGCGCGCCTTCCGCAAGCGGAAGATCAACTTCAAGGTGGGCAAGCCGTTCGAGAAGGTGGAGCACACCGACAACGGCGTGCGGGTCACCATCGCCGGCGGCGAGACCATCGAGGCCGAGGTGCTGCTGGTCGCGGTCGGCCGCGGCCCGACGACCGCCAACCTGGGCTACGAGCAGCAGGGCATCACCCTGGACCGCGGCTTCGTGATCGTCGACGAGCGGCTGCGCACCGGGGTCGGCAACATCTACGCCGTCGGTGACATCGTCCCCGGCCTCCAGCTCGCGCACCGCGGCTTCCAGCAGGGCATCTTCGTCGCCGAGGAGATCGCCGGGAAGAAGCCGGCCGTCATCGACGAGGCCGGCATCCCGCGGGTCACCTACTCCGACCCCGAGGTCGCGTCGGTCGGCATCACCGAGGCCAAGGCCAAGGAACAGTACGGCGACGACAAGGTCTCGACGTACAACTACAACCTCGCCGGCAACGGCAAGAGCCAGATCCTCAAGACCGCGGGCTTCATCAAGCTGGTCCGGGTCAACGACGGGCCGGTCGTCGGCGTCCACATGGTGGGTGCGCGGGTCGGCGAGCTCGTCGGCGAGGCCCAGCTGATCACCAACTGGGAGGCCTTCCCCGAGGAGGTCGCTCAGCTCGTACACGCCCACCCGACGCAGAACGAGGCGCTGGGCGAGGCCTTCCTCGCGCTCGCGGGCAAGCCGCTGCACGCGCACAGCTGA
- a CDS encoding TIGR01777 family oxidoreductase: MRIVMAGASGFLGTRLAERLRQSGHDIVRLVRRPSERPDESSWDPAQGRLDQAVLAGADAVINLSGANVGDHRWTEAYKRVLRSSRIDTTDTIAKTIGRLPADERPRVLLQSSAVGWYGDTGDQAVTEEAPAGNTFLADLCRVWEAAARPAEDAGARVVLLRTAPAIDAGGSLIKPLLLPFKLGAGARIGGGRQWMSWIALADWLAATEFLLERDDLAGPVNLVSPQPVTNAEFTRELARVLRRPALFSVPGPVLDLVIGGLAGEAQRSQRVLPGVLSQAGFAWAYPGIGAALAAALDSQPVMAP; this comes from the coding sequence ATGCGGATCGTCATGGCCGGAGCGTCCGGATTCCTCGGCACCCGGCTCGCCGAACGGCTGCGCCAGAGCGGCCACGACATCGTCCGGCTGGTCCGGCGCCCCTCCGAACGGCCGGACGAGTCGTCCTGGGATCCGGCGCAGGGCCGGCTCGACCAGGCCGTGCTGGCCGGCGCGGACGCGGTGATCAACCTGTCCGGCGCCAATGTCGGCGACCACCGGTGGACCGAGGCGTACAAGCGGGTGCTGCGGTCCAGCCGGATCGACACCACCGACACCATCGCCAAGACGATCGGCCGGCTGCCGGCGGACGAGCGTCCCCGGGTGCTGCTCCAGAGCTCCGCCGTCGGGTGGTACGGCGACACCGGCGATCAGGCGGTCACCGAGGAGGCCCCGGCCGGCAACACGTTCCTGGCCGACCTGTGCCGGGTGTGGGAGGCCGCGGCCCGGCCGGCCGAGGACGCCGGCGCCCGGGTGGTGCTGCTGCGCACCGCTCCGGCGATCGACGCCGGCGGCTCACTGATCAAGCCGCTTCTTCTGCCGTTCAAGCTGGGCGCGGGCGCCCGGATCGGTGGCGGGCGGCAGTGGATGTCCTGGATCGCCCTGGCCGACTGGCTGGCCGCCACCGAGTTCCTGCTGGAACGCGACGACCTGGCCGGCCCGGTGAACCTCGTCTCACCCCAGCCGGTGACCAACGCCGAGTTCACCCGGGAGCTGGCCCGGGTGCTGCGCCGGCCCGCCCTGTTCTCGGTGCCGGGCCCGGTGCTCGACCTGGTGATCGGCGGGCTGGCCGGGGAGGCGCAACGCAGTCAGCGGGTGCTGCCCGGGGTGCTGTCACAGGCCGGGTTCGCGTGGGCGTACCCCGGAATCGGCGCCGCGCTGGCGGCGGCACTCGATTCGCAACCGGTCATGGCCCCCTAG